From a region of the Rhodococcus sp. 4CII genome:
- a CDS encoding XdhC family protein has protein sequence MRDILTGLESWFDRGENFALATVVRTWKSSPRAPGAAMAVSQSGEVLGSVSGGCVESALYETARDVLADGRSRTEVFCVADDDAIGVGLTCGGTIEVFVQRIGPVDFQDFASVARRIRGGESIAVVTETGDGARTRRCVIASDGPVGDLELSETDVESVRRRLDAGESVVYQLQSDTVCMVEIFAPPPRMYVFGAIDFAAAMCTLGAFAGYHVTVIDARAVFATRARFPDADDVVVMWPHRFLETAPVDHRTVLAVLTHDEKFDIPLLRLALRSDAAYIGAMGSRATHERRVALLREQGTTARELARLHSPIGLDLGARTPEETAVSILAEMMKTTRGTSGRGLQQLTGPIHRDAPAGTGRPAECTV, from the coding sequence ATGCGCGACATCCTGACGGGCCTGGAATCGTGGTTCGACCGCGGCGAGAACTTCGCCCTCGCCACGGTGGTGCGCACCTGGAAGTCGTCCCCGCGGGCGCCGGGCGCGGCGATGGCCGTGTCGCAGTCCGGCGAGGTGCTCGGCAGCGTGTCCGGTGGCTGCGTCGAGAGCGCGCTGTACGAGACGGCGCGGGACGTGCTCGCCGACGGGCGCAGCCGCACCGAGGTCTTCTGTGTGGCGGACGACGACGCCATCGGTGTCGGCCTGACGTGCGGCGGCACCATCGAGGTGTTCGTGCAGCGGATCGGGCCCGTCGACTTTCAGGATTTCGCGTCCGTGGCGCGGCGGATCCGCGGCGGCGAGTCGATCGCCGTCGTGACGGAGACCGGCGACGGTGCCCGGACCCGCCGCTGCGTGATCGCCTCGGACGGGCCGGTGGGCGACCTCGAGCTGTCCGAGACCGATGTCGAGAGCGTCCGTCGTCGACTCGACGCCGGCGAGTCGGTCGTGTATCAGCTGCAGTCGGACACGGTGTGCATGGTCGAGATCTTCGCGCCGCCACCGCGGATGTACGTCTTCGGTGCCATCGACTTCGCCGCCGCCATGTGCACACTGGGCGCGTTCGCGGGCTACCACGTCACGGTGATCGACGCCCGCGCCGTCTTCGCGACCCGCGCCCGGTTCCCGGACGCCGACGACGTCGTCGTGATGTGGCCGCACCGGTTCCTCGAGACGGCACCGGTAGACCACCGGACCGTCCTCGCCGTGCTGACCCACGACGAGAAATTCGACATTCCGCTGCTGCGGCTCGCCCTGCGATCGGACGCGGCGTACATCGGGGCGATGGGCAGCCGGGCCACGCACGAACGCCGCGTCGCGCTGCTGCGGGAACAGGGCACGACCGCCCGGGAACTGGCGCGACTGCATTCGCCGATCGGCCTCGACCTGGGCGCCCGCACCCCCGAGGAGACGGCCGTGTCGATCCTCGCCGAGATGATGAAGACGACCCGCGGCACGTCGGGGCGGGGGCTCCAGCAGCTCACCGGTCCGATCCACCGCGACGCGCCGGCCGGGACCGGCAGACCCGCCGAGTGCACCGTGTGA
- the speB gene encoding agmatinase — protein sequence MTNDEIQGPIDASRIQGPIDASRIQGPIDASRIQGPVDATRTPRYAEPSTFARLPRLDEVSRADVTVMGVPFDSGVSYRPGARFGPGHIRASSKLLRPYNPALDVHPFAAQQVADFGDIGVNPFDIQEALATVDGAVTDLRKDGSTVLTLGGDHTIALPILRSLARDHGPIAVLHFDAHLDTWDTYFGAPFTHGTPFRRASEEGLIDLERSQHIGIRGPLYSKKDLEDDAVLGFQVIRSDDYEVDGVASIVERMRRRLDGGPVYVSVDIDVLDPAHAPGTGTPEAGGMTSRELLNTLRGLVGLNVVGADIVEVAPAYDHAEITGIAAAHVAYELLSVLAINASTAPGRAARGEALRQAAYVTK from the coding sequence ATGACCAATGACGAAATACAGGGCCCAATCGACGCGTCCCGCATCCAAGGCCCAATCGACGCGTCCCGCATCCAAGGCCCAATCGACGCGTCCCGCATCCAAGGCCCCGTCGACGCGACCCGCACCCCGCGCTACGCCGAGCCCAGCACGTTCGCCCGACTCCCCCGGCTCGACGAGGTGTCCCGCGCCGACGTCACGGTGATGGGCGTCCCGTTCGACTCCGGCGTCAGCTACCGCCCCGGCGCGCGATTCGGTCCGGGCCACATCCGTGCGTCGTCGAAGCTCCTGCGTCCGTACAACCCGGCCCTGGACGTGCATCCCTTCGCGGCGCAGCAGGTCGCCGACTTCGGCGACATCGGCGTCAACCCGTTCGACATCCAGGAGGCGCTGGCCACCGTCGACGGCGCCGTCACCGACCTCCGCAAGGACGGCTCGACCGTGCTGACGCTCGGCGGCGACCACACCATCGCCCTGCCGATCCTGCGGTCCCTCGCCCGCGACCACGGTCCGATCGCCGTCCTGCACTTCGACGCGCACCTCGACACGTGGGACACCTACTTCGGCGCCCCCTTCACGCACGGCACCCCGTTCCGGCGGGCCAGCGAGGAGGGACTGATCGACCTCGAGCGTTCGCAGCACATCGGCATCCGCGGCCCGCTGTACAGCAAGAAGGACCTCGAGGACGACGCCGTTCTCGGCTTCCAGGTGATCCGCTCCGACGACTACGAGGTGGACGGCGTCGCCAGCATCGTCGAACGGATGCGCCGACGGCTCGACGGCGGTCCGGTCTACGTGTCGGTGGACATCGACGTCCTCGATCCCGCGCACGCACCGGGCACCGGAACACCCGAGGCCGGCGGCATGACGTCCCGCGAACTGCTGAACACGCTGCGCGGACTCGTCGGCCTGAACGTGGTCGGTGCCGACATCGTGGAGGTCGCGCCCGCGTACGACCACGCCGAGATCACCGGCATCGCGGCGGCGCACGTCGCGTACGAGTTGCTGTCGGTGCTCGCGATCAACGCATCGACGGCGCCGGGACGGGCCGCCCGCGGCGAGGCGCTCCGGCAGGCGGCGTATGTGACGAAGTGA
- a CDS encoding amidase, protein MWGNDGGWVGSDAHAIARAVTNREVSASEVLADHLAHIKARNPELNALVTVAEDQAIHAADDLDSRIGRGEDVGPLAGVPFTVKDLIATAGVRTTAGSRALEHNVPRVDAPAVAAMRAAGAILVGKTNTPEFGASGLTHNDLFGYTVNPLRPDGVPRSPGGSSGGEAAAIASGMSVVGLGTDFGGSVRWPAHCTGLRSVRPTIGRVDPDGQYPGVPSGEHLLTNPATMHGTLQTIGPMARTLDDAALVLRVLSSRQYRWTDPRSVDHSRLDITWAPGEGTVPVDEEIVSAVAGAADGLGARAYRGAALAEGNALFGRLRSVETHTDIEELGTGFGANVATMLADVQDVDRRLVERLWAQRSELVHRLLGEMGDVLVLPVASIPAPPLGDELFDVGGQSLTWAQALASCRAISVTGLPSVVVPVGNTKSGLPIGVQIVARPWCEHVALAVAAQL, encoded by the coding sequence GTGTGGGGTAACGACGGCGGCTGGGTCGGCTCGGACGCGCATGCGATCGCCCGCGCCGTGACGAACCGCGAAGTGTCCGCGAGCGAGGTGCTGGCTGACCACCTGGCGCACATCAAGGCCCGGAACCCGGAGCTGAACGCGCTGGTCACGGTCGCCGAGGATCAGGCGATCCACGCAGCCGACGACCTCGACAGCCGCATCGGCAGAGGTGAGGACGTCGGTCCGCTGGCCGGGGTCCCGTTCACGGTGAAGGACCTGATCGCGACCGCCGGCGTTCGGACGACGGCGGGATCGCGCGCGCTCGAACACAACGTGCCGCGCGTCGACGCCCCCGCGGTGGCCGCGATGAGGGCGGCCGGCGCCATTCTCGTCGGCAAGACGAACACCCCCGAGTTCGGGGCGAGCGGCCTCACCCACAACGACCTCTTCGGGTACACCGTGAACCCGCTCCGGCCCGACGGTGTTCCCCGCTCCCCCGGCGGGTCGAGCGGCGGCGAGGCGGCGGCGATCGCCTCCGGGATGAGTGTCGTGGGGCTCGGCACCGATTTCGGTGGCTCGGTGCGCTGGCCCGCCCACTGCACGGGACTGCGTTCCGTGCGCCCGACGATCGGCCGGGTGGACCCGGACGGCCAGTATCCCGGCGTTCCGTCGGGGGAGCATCTGCTGACCAATCCGGCGACGATGCACGGCACGCTGCAGACGATCGGCCCCATGGCGCGGACCCTGGACGACGCGGCACTCGTGCTGCGGGTGCTCTCGTCCCGGCAGTACCGCTGGACCGATCCGCGCTCGGTGGACCACTCCCGCCTCGACATTACGTGGGCGCCCGGCGAGGGAACCGTCCCCGTCGACGAAGAGATCGTCTCCGCCGTCGCCGGTGCCGCCGACGGGCTCGGTGCCCGCGCGTACCGGGGTGCGGCACTGGCGGAGGGCAACGCGTTGTTCGGGAGGTTGCGGTCGGTCGAAACCCACACCGACATCGAGGAACTCGGCACCGGTTTCGGGGCGAACGTCGCCACGATGCTCGCCGACGTGCAGGACGTGGACCGCCGTCTGGTGGAACGGCTCTGGGCGCAGCGGTCGGAACTCGTGCATCGCCTGCTCGGCGAGATGGGCGACGTCCTCGTCCTGCCCGTCGCCTCGATCCCGGCGCCGCCGCTCGGGGACGAACTGTTCGACGTCGGTGGGCAGTCGCTCACGTGGGCGCAGGCGCTGGCGAGTTGCCGCGCGATCAGCGTCACGGGACTGCCGTCCGTCGTGGTCCCGGTGGGAAACACGAAGTCCGGGTTGCCGATCGGCGTGCAGATCGTCGCGCGCCCGTGGTGCGAGCACGTCGCACTGGCCGTGGCTGCCCAGTTGTAG
- a CDS encoding Fur family transcriptional regulator, giving the protein MPDYAELLRGAELRVTRPRVAVLEAVHARPHADTETIFGAVRTVLEGVSRQAVYDVLHAVTAAGLVRRIQPPGSVARYESRVGDNHHHVICRSCGAIADVDCAVGEAPCLTPSDDSGFVVDEAEVVYWGRCPDCSTSHTSRLSQ; this is encoded by the coding sequence ATGCCGGATTACGCAGAGCTGCTGCGTGGTGCTGAACTTCGCGTGACCCGCCCCAGGGTCGCGGTGCTGGAGGCGGTGCATGCACGTCCGCACGCCGATACCGAGACGATCTTCGGGGCAGTACGCACGGTCCTGGAGGGGGTCTCCCGACAGGCCGTGTACGACGTGCTGCACGCCGTGACCGCCGCGGGGCTCGTGCGCCGGATTCAGCCACCCGGGTCCGTTGCCCGCTACGAGTCGCGAGTCGGCGACAACCACCACCACGTCATCTGCCGGTCCTGCGGGGCCATCGCCGACGTCGACTGCGCCGTCGGCGAGGCGCCCTGCCTGACACCGTCCGACGACAGCGGTTTCGTCGTCGACGAGGCGGAGGTCGTGTACTGGGGCCGTTGTCCCGACTGCTCCACGTCACATACGTCCCGATTATCCCAATGA
- the katG gene encoding catalase/peroxidase HPI — MSDSCPVAHEGKSQSTSESENPAIPSPTAKEHRPSTNRDWWPNQPDLSVLHAHSSKSNPMGENFDYAEEFAKLDVEALKRDVIALMTASQDWWPADYGHYGGLFIRMSWHAAGTYRIADGRGGGGQGAQRFAPLNSWPDNANLDKARRLLWPVKQKYGKQISWADLLVFAGNCALESMGFKTFGFGFGREDIWEPEEIYWGPEDTWLGDERYSGDRELSGPLGAVQMGLIYVNPEGPNGQPDPLAAARDIRETFARMAMNDVETAALIAGGHTFGKTHGAGDADLVGPEPEAAPIEQQGLGWKSAFGTGVGKDAITSGLEVVWTPTPTKWDNSFLEVLYGYEWELTKSPAGAWQWTAKDGAGAGTIPDPFDSSAGRAPTMLTTDLSLRVDPAYEKITRRWLDHPEEFAEEFAKAWYKLLHRDMGPVTRYLGPWVPEAQLWQDPVPAADQKLIGDTEIAALKSKILDSGLSISQLVSTAWASAASFRGTDMRGGANGARIRLAPQKDWEVNNPAELSTVLQTLEQIQQDFNSSQSGGVSVSLADLIVLAGTAAVEKAAKNAGQDVTVPFTPGRTDATQEQTDVESFAVLEPRADGFRNYLRAGEKLPAEALLVDRAYLLTLTAPEMTVLVGGLRALGANYGQTKHGVFTDKSEALTNDFFVNLLDMGTEWKGSDSAENVYEGNDRATGKAKWTATAVDLVFGSNSQLRSLAEVYATDDAKGKFVQDFADAWVKVMNLDRFDIA; from the coding sequence GTGTCCGATAGCTGCCCGGTCGCTCATGAGGGAAAGTCTCAGAGCACCAGTGAAAGTGAAAACCCCGCAATCCCGTCGCCCACTGCCAAGGAGCATCGGCCGAGTACCAACCGCGACTGGTGGCCGAACCAGCCGGATCTGTCGGTGCTGCACGCCCACTCGTCCAAGTCGAACCCGATGGGCGAAAACTTCGACTACGCCGAAGAGTTCGCGAAGCTCGACGTCGAGGCGCTCAAGCGTGACGTCATCGCGTTGATGACGGCTTCGCAGGACTGGTGGCCGGCTGACTACGGCCACTACGGCGGTCTGTTCATCCGGATGAGCTGGCACGCCGCGGGCACGTACCGCATCGCCGACGGTCGCGGCGGCGGCGGCCAGGGCGCCCAGCGCTTCGCCCCGCTCAACAGCTGGCCCGACAACGCGAACCTCGACAAGGCCCGTCGCTTGCTGTGGCCCGTGAAGCAGAAGTACGGCAAGCAGATCTCCTGGGCCGACCTCCTCGTCTTCGCCGGCAACTGCGCCCTCGAGTCGATGGGCTTCAAGACGTTCGGATTCGGCTTCGGTCGTGAGGACATCTGGGAGCCCGAGGAGATCTACTGGGGTCCTGAGGACACCTGGCTCGGCGACGAGCGCTACAGCGGCGACCGCGAACTCTCGGGTCCGCTCGGCGCCGTGCAGATGGGCCTCATCTACGTGAACCCGGAGGGACCGAACGGCCAGCCGGATCCGCTGGCAGCCGCCCGCGACATCCGGGAGACGTTCGCCCGCATGGCGATGAACGACGTGGAGACCGCGGCGCTGATCGCCGGTGGACACACGTTCGGCAAGACACACGGCGCAGGCGACGCCGACCTGGTCGGTCCCGAACCGGAAGCCGCCCCGATCGAGCAGCAGGGCCTGGGCTGGAAGAGCGCCTTCGGCACCGGCGTCGGCAAGGACGCGATCACCAGTGGTCTCGAGGTCGTGTGGACGCCCACTCCGACCAAGTGGGACAACAGCTTCCTCGAGGTGCTGTACGGCTACGAGTGGGAGCTGACCAAGAGCCCCGCCGGTGCCTGGCAGTGGACCGCGAAGGACGGCGCGGGCGCGGGCACCATTCCCGACCCGTTCGACTCGTCGGCGGGACGCGCCCCGACGATGCTGACCACGGATCTGTCGCTACGCGTCGACCCGGCCTACGAGAAGATCACCCGGCGGTGGCTCGACCACCCGGAGGAGTTCGCCGAGGAGTTCGCCAAGGCGTGGTACAAGCTGCTGCACCGCGACATGGGACCCGTCACGCGCTACCTCGGCCCGTGGGTGCCCGAGGCGCAGCTGTGGCAGGACCCCGTTCCCGCCGCCGATCAGAAGCTGATCGGTGACACGGAGATCGCCGCTCTCAAGAGCAAGATCCTCGACTCGGGGCTGTCCATCTCCCAGCTGGTGTCCACCGCCTGGGCGTCGGCGGCCAGCTTCCGCGGCACCGACATGCGTGGCGGCGCCAACGGAGCGCGTATCCGCCTTGCGCCGCAGAAGGATTGGGAGGTGAACAACCCGGCCGAGCTGTCCACGGTGCTGCAGACCCTGGAACAGATCCAGCAGGACTTCAACTCCTCGCAGTCCGGTGGGGTGTCGGTCTCCCTCGCCGACCTGATCGTCCTCGCCGGAACCGCGGCGGTCGAGAAGGCGGCGAAGAATGCCGGACAGGACGTCACGGTCCCGTTCACGCCGGGGCGCACGGATGCCACCCAGGAGCAGACCGACGTGGAATCGTTCGCGGTGCTCGAACCGCGCGCCGACGGCTTCCGCAACTATCTCCGCGCCGGAGAGAAGTTGCCCGCCGAGGCGCTCCTCGTCGATCGCGCCTACCTGCTGACGCTGACCGCCCCGGAGATGACGGTCCTCGTCGGCGGCCTGCGGGCCCTGGGCGCCAACTACGGACAGACCAAGCACGGCGTCTTCACCGACAAGTCCGAGGCGCTGACGAACGACTTCTTCGTCAACCTGCTCGACATGGGCACGGAGTGGAAGGGATCGGACTCGGCCGAGAACGTCTACGAAGGCAACGACCGTGCCACCGGCAAGGCCAAGTGGACGGCCACCGCCGTCGACCTCGTCTTCGGATCGAACTCGCAACTGCGCAGTCTCGCCGAGGTTTACGCCACCGACGACGCGAAGGGGAAGTTCGTGCAGGACTTCGCGGACGCGTGGGTCAAGGTGATGAACCTCGACCGGTTCGACATCGCCTGA
- a CDS encoding CaiB/BaiF CoA-transferase family protein yields MNQLLSGIRVLDLTRALAGPLCTALLSDFGADIIKVETRSGGDSSRQWPPFDGSDSLYFASVNRGKRSVALDMRSEQGRILLRRMAVGVDVIVENFRPGVLAEMGLDQESLAADNPGVIVMSVSGFGPTGPEQFSPGLDQVAQGMSGLMSVTGAGDHTPMRVGIPIIDTVSGIYAALGITAALVARGRDGAGHHVQTSLLESALSIMSFQAQDYLSTGRVAEPNGNTHPTITPYGTFETADFPIIIATGSDRHWEALCHVLGDPALADRPEYRTGQSRLEHRDRLTKELLELLSVRPAADWVALIRAAGIPCGPVHTIDQAFADPQVQALKMVQPVATSDGGEMPLVRGPFWVDDETLPIRNAPPMVLGQDTAEVLAEFGLSDEDIDGLRRDRVI; encoded by the coding sequence ATGAACCAGTTGCTCAGCGGGATCCGGGTCCTCGACCTCACGCGCGCGCTCGCCGGCCCGCTGTGCACGGCGCTGTTGTCCGATTTCGGCGCCGACATCATCAAGGTCGAGACCCGTTCCGGTGGTGACAGTTCCCGGCAGTGGCCGCCGTTCGACGGCAGCGACAGCCTCTACTTCGCGTCCGTCAACCGCGGCAAACGCTCGGTCGCACTCGACATGCGCAGCGAACAGGGCCGGATCCTGCTGCGCCGCATGGCCGTCGGCGTGGACGTCATCGTGGAGAACTTCCGCCCCGGCGTCCTCGCCGAGATGGGACTCGATCAGGAATCGCTCGCCGCGGACAATCCCGGGGTGATCGTCATGAGCGTCAGCGGTTTCGGCCCGACCGGCCCCGAGCAGTTCTCGCCCGGTCTGGACCAGGTGGCGCAGGGCATGTCGGGACTGATGTCGGTGACCGGCGCCGGCGACCACACCCCGATGCGCGTCGGTATCCCGATCATCGACACGGTGTCCGGTATCTATGCGGCGCTGGGCATCACGGCGGCGCTCGTGGCCCGTGGACGCGACGGCGCCGGTCATCACGTGCAGACGTCCCTGCTCGAATCGGCCCTGTCGATCATGTCGTTCCAGGCGCAGGACTACCTGAGCACCGGCCGCGTCGCGGAGCCGAACGGAAACACACATCCCACCATCACGCCGTACGGCACGTTCGAGACCGCCGACTTTCCCATCATCATCGCCACCGGATCGGACCGGCACTGGGAGGCACTGTGCCACGTTCTCGGGGACCCCGCCCTCGCCGACCGGCCCGAATACCGCACCGGCCAATCACGACTCGAGCACCGCGATCGGCTCACCAAGGAACTTCTCGAACTGCTGTCCGTGCGGCCTGCCGCCGACTGGGTGGCGCTCATTCGCGCGGCCGGCATCCCGTGCGGACCCGTCCACACCATCGATCAGGCGTTCGCCGACCCGCAGGTGCAGGCACTGAAGATGGTGCAGCCGGTGGCCACCTCGGACGGCGGCGAGATGCCGTTGGTCCGCGGCCCGTTCTGGGTGGACGACGAGACACTGCCGATCCGGAACGCGCCGCCGATGGTGCTGGGGCAGGATACGGCCGAGGTGCTCGCCGAATTCGGGCTGAGCGACGAAGACATCGACGGCCTGCGTCGAGACCGGGTGATCTGA
- a CDS encoding glycoside hydrolase family 25 protein: MAIGVKVRRFSKIAPLLLAGALAAVLPGNAAAEPVRGPDVASWQHPGGSPIDWFAVRNAGHDFSMVKATESLNYVNPYFVQDCLAMRVAGVARGAYHYADPAQSPEAQATFYSTVVLGINGPGDLPPVLDLEVSNGLPPAALIDWTHRYLNTVQSLTGRQPIIYTYPTFWRTAMANTTEFAGYPLWIADYNGRNVPGPLPGGWGNWTFWQYTSTGRIPGVNGDVDLNVYSGAQGDFARYSNSASPFGS, translated from the coding sequence ATGGCTATCGGGGTGAAGGTCCGAAGGTTCTCCAAGATCGCACCACTACTGCTCGCCGGAGCGCTCGCCGCCGTGTTGCCGGGGAATGCCGCGGCCGAACCCGTCCGAGGTCCGGACGTGGCGTCGTGGCAACACCCGGGAGGGTCGCCGATCGACTGGTTCGCCGTCCGCAACGCCGGCCACGACTTCTCGATGGTCAAGGCGACCGAGAGCCTGAACTACGTCAATCCGTACTTCGTGCAGGACTGCCTCGCCATGCGGGTGGCCGGGGTCGCGCGGGGCGCGTACCACTACGCCGACCCCGCGCAGTCGCCCGAGGCGCAGGCCACGTTCTACTCGACGGTGGTGCTGGGCATCAACGGTCCCGGCGACCTGCCGCCCGTTCTCGATCTGGAAGTGTCCAACGGATTGCCGCCCGCGGCCCTGATCGACTGGACGCACCGTTACCTGAACACGGTCCAATCGCTCACGGGACGTCAGCCGATCATCTACACCTACCCGACCTTCTGGCGGACGGCGATGGCGAACACCACCGAGTTCGCGGGATACCCGCTGTGGATCGCCGACTACAACGGTCGGAACGTCCCCGGTCCGCTGCCCGGCGGCTGGGGCAACTGGACGTTCTGGCAGTACACCAGCACCGGGCGCATCCCGGGAGTCAACGGCGACGTCGACCTCAACGTCTACAGCGGGGCGCAGGGCGACTTCGCGCGGTACTCCAACAGCGCGTCCCCGTTCGGCAGCTGA
- a CDS encoding MFS transporter, whose translation MLSPWVRLAAAMFAVSWGANQFAPMQLVYREHLGLGNGSFTAMLASYVVGLIPALLYFGRVSDRFGRRAVVRPMIPVGIVSSLVLIAGAAVPDLLYLGRVLAGLASGMAFGAGTAWMKELSTDAPAGAGARRAAVSLSAGFGCGALFAGVIAQWLPAPELLPYLVHIALMIGALAMVWSVPDARGRATSGSAKSLSALSTRQFRWGIAPWAPWVFGVATVSFATLPPLVSESLRSTSVAFTGLVAALTLLTGAVIQPWAKRWSQQDDATGIGVGITLGVLGFGAATVVAYTHGALAVAAIVVAAFLLGSCYGILLGSGLASVENLAPADELAQTVAVFYCLIYIGFAVPFVISVLAPHLGYAICFLGAALLMLVSVGVGRKAKDRHLTRA comes from the coding sequence ATGCTCTCGCCGTGGGTCCGCCTCGCCGCCGCGATGTTCGCGGTCAGTTGGGGTGCCAACCAGTTCGCACCGATGCAGCTCGTCTACCGTGAGCATCTCGGTCTCGGAAACGGCTCGTTCACCGCGATGCTCGCCTCGTACGTGGTCGGGTTGATCCCCGCCCTGCTGTACTTCGGGCGTGTGTCCGACCGGTTCGGCCGGCGGGCGGTGGTCCGCCCCATGATTCCCGTCGGCATCGTCTCGTCGCTCGTCCTGATCGCGGGCGCCGCCGTCCCCGACCTGCTGTATCTGGGACGGGTGCTGGCCGGGCTCGCCTCCGGCATGGCGTTCGGCGCAGGCACCGCCTGGATGAAGGAACTCAGCACCGACGCTCCGGCCGGGGCGGGGGCGCGCCGCGCCGCCGTGTCGTTGTCCGCCGGATTCGGCTGCGGAGCCCTGTTCGCCGGTGTGATCGCACAGTGGCTGCCCGCCCCCGAACTGCTCCCGTACCTGGTGCACATCGCGTTGATGATCGGCGCGCTGGCGATGGTGTGGTCGGTGCCTGATGCGCGGGGCCGCGCCACGAGCGGCTCCGCGAAATCGCTGTCCGCGCTGTCGACCCGGCAATTCCGCTGGGGCATCGCGCCCTGGGCGCCGTGGGTGTTCGGCGTCGCGACCGTATCGTTCGCAACCCTTCCTCCGCTGGTGTCCGAGTCGCTGCGCTCCACCTCGGTGGCATTCACCGGTCTCGTCGCGGCGCTGACACTGCTCACCGGCGCGGTGATCCAGCCGTGGGCCAAACGGTGGTCGCAGCAGGACGACGCCACCGGCATCGGCGTCGGCATCACCCTCGGAGTGCTGGGATTCGGCGCCGCGACCGTCGTCGCGTACACGCACGGCGCGCTGGCTGTCGCCGCGATCGTCGTGGCGGCATTCCTCCTCGGATCCTGCTACGGCATCCTGCTCGGCTCCGGTCTCGCGTCCGTCGAAAATCTGGCGCCGGCAGACGAACTCGCACAGACCGTGGCGGTCTTCTACTGCCTCATCTACATCGGCTTCGCGGTCCCCTTCGTCATCTCGGTGCTCGCACCGCACCTCGGCTACGCCATCTGCTTTCTCGGGGCCGCACTGCTCATGCTGGTATCCGTCGGAGTCGGGCGGAAGGCGAAGGATCGGCACCTCACCCGCGCATGA
- a CDS encoding helix-turn-helix domain-containing protein — MANELATEGPSGVDAPRIGPRLKAARQAQRLTLDELAAGCGITKGYLSKIERDHASASVATLVRICTALNIPVGSLFENSAAGEVVRADAYPPISFGGERMTEFLLTPFGERRIQSLLSRIEPGGGSGSETYELPVDVAFVYIVSGRIGISFNGAGAGEDVTLATGDAFTFSPQLPHSFRALGDETATVLWILAPALPDDVRPTSR, encoded by the coding sequence ATGGCGAACGAGCTCGCAACCGAAGGTCCGTCGGGCGTCGACGCACCCAGGATCGGCCCCCGACTGAAGGCGGCCCGGCAGGCTCAGCGCCTCACCCTCGACGAACTGGCCGCCGGCTGCGGCATCACCAAGGGCTACCTGTCGAAGATCGAACGGGACCATGCGAGCGCGTCGGTGGCCACGCTCGTGCGGATCTGCACCGCCCTGAACATCCCCGTCGGATCGTTGTTCGAGAACTCCGCCGCAGGTGAGGTGGTCCGTGCCGACGCGTATCCGCCGATCAGCTTCGGCGGGGAGCGCATGACCGAGTTTCTGCTCACCCCGTTCGGCGAGCGCCGCATCCAGTCGCTCCTGAGCCGGATCGAACCCGGCGGCGGCAGCGGCTCCGAGACGTACGAACTGCCCGTCGACGTCGCATTCGTCTACATCGTCTCGGGCCGGATCGGCATTTCCTTCAACGGCGCGGGGGCCGGGGAGGACGTGACGCTCGCGACCGGGGACGCCTTCACCTTCTCGCCGCAGCTGCCGCACAGCTTCCGCGCGCTCGGCGACGAGACCGCGACCGTCCTGTGGATTCTCGCCCCCGCACTCCCGGACGACGTCCGGCCCACGTCCCGATAG